From the Macaca nemestrina isolate mMacNem1 chromosome 7, mMacNem.hap1, whole genome shotgun sequence genome, one window contains:
- the LOC105491311 gene encoding small EDRK-rich factor 2 isoform X2, protein MKKQSDSVKGKRRDDGLSAAARKQSAPSSLPPGTRRSCSRSRKRQTRRRRNPSSFVASCPTLLPFACVPGASPTTLAFPPVVLTGPSTDGIPFALSLQRVPFVLPSPQVASPPLGHSRG, encoded by the exons ATGAAAAAGCAGAGCGACTCGGTTAAGGGAAAGCGCCGAGATGACGGGCTTTCTGCTGCCGCCCGCAAGCAGAG TGCCCCATCATCTCTACCCCCAGGGACTCGGAGATCATGCAGCAGAAGCAGAAAAAGGCAAACGAGAAGAAGGAGGAACCCAAGTAGCTTTGTGGCTTCGTGTCCAACCCTCTTGCCCTTCGCCTGTGTGCCTGGAGCCAGTCCCACCACGCTCGCGTTTCCTCCTGTAGTGCTCACAGGTCCCAGCACCGATGGCATTCCCTTTGCCCTGAGTCTGCAGCGGGTCCCTTTTGTGCTTCCTTCCCCTCAGGTAGCCTCTCCCCCCCTGGGCCACTCCCGGGGGTGA
- the LOC105491311 gene encoding small EDRK-rich factor 2 isoform X4 produces MKKQSDSVKGKRRDDGLSAAARKQRDSEIMQQKQKKANEKKEEPK; encoded by the exons ATGAAAAAGCAGAGCGACTCGGTTAAGGGAAAGCGCCGAGATGACGGGCTTTCTGCTGCCGCCCGCAAGCAGAG GGACTCGGAGATCATGCAGCAGAAGCAGAAAAAGGCAAACGAGAAGAAGGAGGAACCCAAGTAG
- the LOC105491324 gene encoding huntingtin-interacting protein K isoform X1, with product MRRRGEIDMATEGDVELELETETSGPERPPEKPRKHDSGAADLERVTDYAEEKEIQSSNLETAMSVIGDRRSREQKAKQEREKELAKVTIKKEDLELIMTEMEISRAAAERSLREHMGNVVEALIALTN from the exons ATGCGGCGGCGTGGTGAGATAGATATGGCGACTGAGGGGGATGTGGAGCTGGAGTTAGAGACTGAGACCAGTGGACCAGAGCGGCCTCCCGAGAAGCCACGGAAGCATGACAGCGGTGCCGCGGACTTGGAGCGGGTCACCGACTATGCGGAGGAGAAGGAGATCCAGAGTTCCAATCTGGAGACG GCCATGTCTGTGATTGGAGACAGAAGGTCCCGGGAGCAGAAAGCCAAACAGGAGCG GGAGAAAGAACTGGCAAAAGTCACTATCAAGAAGGAAGATCTGGAGCTGATA ATGACCGAGATGGAGATATCTCGAGCAGCAGCAGAACGCAGCTTGCGGGAACACATGGGCAACGTGGTAGAGGCGCTTATTGCCCTAACCAACTGA
- the LOC105491320 gene encoding serine incorporator 4, with product MVGAKAGLSPSTSLGLAQQRSGGSSVLVKSPFCQVCCCGPAPCASCCHSRWPSLTASTCSRLFYILLHVGASAICCLLLSRTVVERVWGKTHRIQMPSGLCAHLFGLSDCPVLSGSGAVYRVCAGTATFHLLQAVLLVHLHSPTSPRAQLHNSFWLLKLLFLLGLCALAFCIPDEHLFPAWHYIGICGGFAFILLQLVLITAFAHSWNKNWQTGAAQDCSWFLAVLLATLGFYSMAGVGAVLLFRYYTHPAGCLLNKMLLSLHLCFCGLISFLSIAPCIRLKQPRSGLLQASVISCYIMYLTFSALSSRPPERVILQGQNHTLCLPGLSKMEPQTPDTSLAMLSAGIMYACVLFACNEASYLAEVFGPLWIVKVYRYEFQKPSLCFCCPEIVEADEGQRGGAARPADQETPPAPPVQVQHLSYNYSAFHFVFFLASLYVMVTLTNWFSYEGAELEKTFIKGSWATFWVKVASCWACVLLYLGLLLAPLCRSPTQKPQPLLLRRRRHHRIISPDNKYPPV from the exons ATGGTGGGTGCCAAGGCCGGCCTCAGCCCCAGCACCTCCCTGGGCCTGGCACAGCAGCGCAGCGGAGGCAGCAGTGTCCTAGTGAAAAGCCCCTTCTGTCAG GTGTGCTGCTGTGGGCCTGCTCCTTGTGCCAGCTGCTGCCACTCTAGGTGGCCCTCTCTCACCGCATCCACTTGCAGCCGCCTGTTCTACATCCTCCTCCATGTGGGGGCCTCAGCAATCTGCTGCCTCCTGCTGTCAAGGACAGTAGTGGAAAGGGTGTGGGGCAAGACACACAGG aTCCAGATGCCCTCGGGGTTGTGTGCCCACCTGTTTGGCCTCTCTGACTGTCCAGTGCTCAGTGGCTCTGGGGCTGTGTACCGAGTATGTGCAGGAACCGCCACCTTCCACCTGCTGCAGGCTGTGTTGCTGGTCCACCTCCACTCCCCCACCAGCCCGCGGGCACAGCTGCATAATAG CTTCTGGCTCCTCAAGCTGCTGTTCCTGTTAGGTCTCTGTGCTCTTGCCTTCTGCATTCCTGATGAGCATCTCTTCCCAG CGTGGCATTACATTGGCATCTGTGGAGGCTTTGCATTCATCCTACTGCAGTTGGTGCTTAttacagcttttgcccattccTGGAACAAGAACTG GCAGACAGGTGCAGCTCAAGACTGCAGCTGGTTCCTGGCTGTCCTGCTGGCCACCCTAGGATTCTACAGCATGGCAGGTGTGGGAGCTGTGCTCCTATTCCGCTACTATACACACCCAGCTGGCTGCCTGCTCAACAAGATGCTCCTCAGTCTGCACCTTTGCTTCTGTGGCCTCATCTCCTTCCTCTCCATCGCTCCTTGCATCCGCCTCA AGCAACCCCGCTCTGGCCTTCTACAAGCTTCTGTCATCAGCTGCTACATCATGTATCTGACTTTCTCTGCGCTATCCAGCCGTCCTCCAGAGAGAG TAATTCTTCAAGGACAGAATCACACCCTGTGCCTCCCTGGCCTGAGTAAAATGGAACCCCAAACACCAGATACCTCTCTAGCAATGCTGAGTGCTGGCATCATGTATGCTTGTGTGCTTTTTGCTTG CAATGAGGCCTCCTACCTGGCTGAGGTATTTGGACCCTTGTGGATTGTCAAGGTTTACCGCTATGAGTTTCAG AAGCCCTCACTGTGTTTCTGCTGCCCTGAAATAGTGGAGGCAGACGAAG GGCAAAGGGGTGGTGCTGCTAGGCCAGCTGACCAAGAGACCCCTCCAGCTCCTCCAGTCCAAGTCCAGCATCTTTCCTACAACTATTCTGCCTTCCATTTCGTCTTCTTCCTTGCCTCACTCTATGTCATGGTTACCCTTACCAACTGGTTCAG CTATGAGGGAGCAGAACTGGAAAAGACCTTCATCAAGGGTAGCTGGGCCACCTTCTGGGTCAAAGTTGCCTCATGCTGGGCCTGCGTACTCCTCTATCTGGGGCTGTTACTGGCACCACTCTGTCGGTCCCCCACCCAGAAACCCCAGCCCCTTCTCTTGAGGCGCCGCCGCCACCACCGCATCATATCCCCAGATAACAAATATCCTCCAGTCTAA
- the LOC105491311 gene encoding small EDRK-rich factor 2 isoform X1, with translation MTRGNQRELARQKNMKKQSDSVKGKRRDDGLSAAARKQSAPSSLPPGTRRSCSRSRKRQTRRRRNPSSFVASCPTLLPFACVPGASPTTLAFPPVVLTGPSTDGIPFALSLQRVPFVLPSPQVASPPLGHSRG, from the exons ATGACCC GCGGTAACCAGCGTGAGCTCGCCCGCCAGAAGAATATGAAAAAGCAGAGCGACTCGGTTAAGGGAAAGCGCCGAGATGACGGGCTTTCTGCTGCCGCCCGCAAGCAGAG TGCCCCATCATCTCTACCCCCAGGGACTCGGAGATCATGCAGCAGAAGCAGAAAAAGGCAAACGAGAAGAAGGAGGAACCCAAGTAGCTTTGTGGCTTCGTGTCCAACCCTCTTGCCCTTCGCCTGTGTGCCTGGAGCCAGTCCCACCACGCTCGCGTTTCCTCCTGTAGTGCTCACAGGTCCCAGCACCGATGGCATTCCCTTTGCCCTGAGTCTGCAGCGGGTCCCTTTTGTGCTTCCTTCCCCTCAGGTAGCCTCTCCCCCCCTGGGCCACTCCCGGGGGTGA
- the LOC105491311 gene encoding small EDRK-rich factor 2 isoform X3, with product MTRGNQRELARQKNMKKQSDSVKGKRRDDGLSAAARKQRDSEIMQQKQKKANEKKEEPK from the exons ATGACCC GCGGTAACCAGCGTGAGCTCGCCCGCCAGAAGAATATGAAAAAGCAGAGCGACTCGGTTAAGGGAAAGCGCCGAGATGACGGGCTTTCTGCTGCCGCCCGCAAGCAGAG GGACTCGGAGATCATGCAGCAGAAGCAGAAAAAGGCAAACGAGAAGAAGGAGGAACCCAAGTAG
- the LOC105491324 gene encoding huntingtin-interacting protein K isoform X2 encodes MRRRGEIDMATEGDVELELETETSGPERPPEKPRKHDSGAADLERVTDYAEEKEIQSSNLETGERTGKSHYQEGRSGADSE; translated from the exons ATGCGGCGGCGTGGTGAGATAGATATGGCGACTGAGGGGGATGTGGAGCTGGAGTTAGAGACTGAGACCAGTGGACCAGAGCGGCCTCCCGAGAAGCCACGGAAGCATGACAGCGGTGCCGCGGACTTGGAGCGGGTCACCGACTATGCGGAGGAGAAGGAGATCCAGAGTTCCAATCTGGAGACG GGAGAAAGAACTGGCAAAAGTCACTATCAAGAAGGAAGATCTGGAGCTGATAGTGAGTAG